DNA from Balaenoptera musculus isolate JJ_BM4_2016_0621 chromosome 4, mBalMus1.pri.v3, whole genome shotgun sequence:
GATCCCTTTATGAATCTTGTGATAGATGAATGTGTGGAGATGGCAACTAGTGGGCAACAGAACGATACTGGAATGGTGATAATACAAGGAAATAGTATCATCATGCTAGAAGCCTTGGAAGGAGTATGAACAATGGCTGTCTTCACCAGAGAAGTCAACTGCTTCCACGTGACCCCTCTCCACATTTTACTATGATGAAAATTGGGTCATGTACATTTTCTTACTGAACTTTTTTGTTACATAAATTTCTGTaatagtcaaaaaaaaagaagtatttctgTAGATACCTTGAAAATCAAGGGCACATATAGTTCAAAGAACCTTgattaaaaatagaggaaatagtTTGCCAACTGAAAGAGGTATCACGGAAGTTCAAAAAGTTCGACTTTGAGGAAGTTTACCAAATGAGTTGCAAGGTGTTACATAGAGACATGTATTATTTTGCTAAGGTTGGATTGTGTTGTATTCAGAGTGGAAATACAGTTTCTTAACATAAACAGGTGCAACACAggtgtttaggaaaaaaattacccTTAATGacataataaatgataattatattttagcCACTAGGggttaactatttttttttttcttgttgcaaGGGCTCCAAAAGTTGGAATCTAGATTAATTCAAGTGATATTCTGTGCTCTGGAAAACTGTCCATGGAGCTGGCATTTAGCTTTTTCTCACCAATTAAATATTATATGTCTCAAACACAGTTGATTGcatatatttgaatttcagttaATTAGTCAATTCTTGCCAGAGGTTTTGCATCTTTCAGTTATTCAGGAGAATAAATTTTCCACAAAGCGGTgccataatatattatataactcATTTACAACTTAgcacattattttatataatttttaaaatatttaaaacaactcGAATTCATGGGAATTCTTATAAATGTTGTTTAAAACTTACTATGTTAAGTGAATATACTTATGTCGACTCTGGGCAAgtggatattatttttattatggtcTACAGAGTCCATGTCTCTCTCTACAAAATTTCTTAGAATATTCCCCTAGTTACTTATGAAAGGTacagaagtttgttttttaatgattaaaaaacttactgaaaagatgaaatatattcatgtacatattatatacaataatataacTTCTTATACCTCAACAATATATACGATAAACCCAAATACCTACCATTGGATTTACTACAGTGGTATGCTGGTGCTGGTTATTATTAGCCCTCAAGAGTTTAT
Protein-coding regions in this window:
- the LOC118894802 gene encoding small nuclear ribonucleoprotein G-like yields the protein MSKAHPPDLNKFIDKKLSLKLNGGRHVQGILRGFDPFMNLVIDECVEMATSGQQNDTGMVIIQGNSIIMLEALEGV